From the genome of Triticum aestivum cultivar Chinese Spring chromosome 3B, IWGSC CS RefSeq v2.1, whole genome shotgun sequence, one region includes:
- the LOC123069583 gene encoding zinc finger CCCH domain-containing protein 6 isoform X2, with product MEPHPAAAAGGGGGEGEAGRGADPDTGLEGSMWRMGLAGDGGGEGDGARLPERPDQADCIYYLRTGACGFGDRCRYNHPRDRGGTEFGGGAKNAVALDYPERLGQPVCEYYMKTGTCKFGSNCKYHHPKQDGSVQPVMLNSNGFPLRPGEKECSYYMKTGQCKFGSTCKFHHPEFGGIPVTPGIYPPLQSSTVPSPHPYAPLTNWQMGRPPVVPGSYMPGSYTPMMLSSGMIPLQGWSPYPASVNPVASGGAQQTVQAGPMYGIGHHGSSSTIAYGGPYMPYSSSTIQSSNNQQEHGFPERPGQPECQYYMRTGDCKFGATCKYHHPRDWSSPKSNYMFSPFCLPLRPGAQPCSYYAQNGYCRYGVACKYDHPMAKDPSVNQVGSPVAASEPSGSILPKGVFPPDTVMRAQANTTTGGSSSPGGGR from the exons ATGGAGCCTCACCCCGCGGctgcagccggaggaggaggaggagaaggggaggcCGGCCGTGGTGCGGACCCCGACACCGGCCTCGAAG GGTCGATGTGGAGGATGGGGCTGGCCGGCGACGGCGGTGGGGAGGGGGACGGGGCGCGCCTGCCGGAGCGGCCGGACCAGGCGGACTGCATCTACTACCTCCGCACGGGCGCCTGCGGCTTCGGGGACCGCTGCCGCTACAACCACCCCCGCGATCGCGGCGGCACTGAG TTTGGTGGAGGTGCAAAGAATGCAGTAGCATTGGACTACCCGGAGCGGTTGGGTCAACCAGTATGTGAG TATTACATGAAGACTGGGACTTGCAAATTTGGTTCCAATTGCAAATATCACCATCCTAAGCAAGATGGTTCTGTGCAGCCTGTAATGTTAAACAGTAATGGATTCCCTCTACGTCCG GGTGAGAAAGAGTGCTCCTACTACATGAAGACTGGACAATGCAAGTTTGGTTCGACATGTAAATTTCATCATCCAGAATTTGGTGGTATTCCAGTTACTCCTGGAATTTATCCACCATTGCAGTCGTCAACTGTACCCTCGCCTCATCCATACGCCCCTCTTACAAATTGGCAAATGGGGAGACCGCCTGTAGTCCCTGGATCATATATGCCAGGCTCGTACACTCCAATGATGCTATCGTCTGGAATGATCCCCTTGCAAGGATGGAGCCCTTATCCG GCTTCAGTAAACCCTGTAGCATCAGGTGGAGCACAACAAACTGTTCAAGCTGGACCTATGTATGGCATAGGGCACCATGGATCTTCCTCTACAATTGCTTATGGTGGTCCTTACATGCCTTACTCTTCCTCAACTATACAATCAAGCAATAATCAACAAGAACATGGATTCCCTGAGCGGCCAGGGCAGCCTGAGTGTCAGTATTACATGAGGACAGGAGATTGTAAATTTGGCGCTACATGTAAATATCATCATCCTCGAGATTGGAGTTCACCCAAGTCTAATTATATGTTCAGCCCTTTTTGCCTTCCACTTCGTCCA GGTGCTCAGCCTTGTTCATACTATGCCCAAAATGGGTATTGTAGATATGGAGTTGCATGCAAGTATGATCACCCGATGG CTAAAGACCCATCAGTCAACCAAGTAGGATCGCCAGTGGCAGCATCTGAGCCTTCTGGATCAATTTTGCCAAAAGGGGTTTTCCCGCCAGACACGGTGATGCGTGCTCAGGCTAATACGACAACTGGTGGTAGTTCAAGCCCTGGTGGTGGTCGCTGA
- the LOC123069583 gene encoding zinc finger CCCH domain-containing protein 6 isoform X1 codes for MEPHPAAAAGGGGGEGEAGRGADPDTGLEGSMWRMGLAGDGGGEGDGARLPERPDQADCIYYLRTGACGFGDRCRYNHPRDRGGTEFGGGAKNAVALDYPERLGQPVCEYYMKTGTCKFGSNCKYHHPKQDGSVQPVMLNSNGFPLRPGEKECSYYMKTGQCKFGSTCKFHHPEFGGIPVTPGIYPPLQSSTVPSPHPYAPLTNWQMGRPPVVPGSYMPGSYTPMMLSSGMIPLQGWSPYPASVNPVASGGAQQTVQAGPMYGIGHHGSSSTIAYGGPYMPYSSSTIQSSNNQQEHGFPERPGQPECQYYMRTGDCKFGATCKYHHPRDWSSPKSNYMFSPFCLPLRPGAQPCSYYAQNGYCRYGVACKYDHPMGTLGYSSSPFPLSDVPIAPYPLGFSIATLAPSSSSQDLRPEYISAKDPSVNQVGSPVAASEPSGSILPKGVFPPDTVMRAQANTTTGGSSSPGGGR; via the exons ATGGAGCCTCACCCCGCGGctgcagccggaggaggaggaggagaaggggaggcCGGCCGTGGTGCGGACCCCGACACCGGCCTCGAAG GGTCGATGTGGAGGATGGGGCTGGCCGGCGACGGCGGTGGGGAGGGGGACGGGGCGCGCCTGCCGGAGCGGCCGGACCAGGCGGACTGCATCTACTACCTCCGCACGGGCGCCTGCGGCTTCGGGGACCGCTGCCGCTACAACCACCCCCGCGATCGCGGCGGCACTGAG TTTGGTGGAGGTGCAAAGAATGCAGTAGCATTGGACTACCCGGAGCGGTTGGGTCAACCAGTATGTGAG TATTACATGAAGACTGGGACTTGCAAATTTGGTTCCAATTGCAAATATCACCATCCTAAGCAAGATGGTTCTGTGCAGCCTGTAATGTTAAACAGTAATGGATTCCCTCTACGTCCG GGTGAGAAAGAGTGCTCCTACTACATGAAGACTGGACAATGCAAGTTTGGTTCGACATGTAAATTTCATCATCCAGAATTTGGTGGTATTCCAGTTACTCCTGGAATTTATCCACCATTGCAGTCGTCAACTGTACCCTCGCCTCATCCATACGCCCCTCTTACAAATTGGCAAATGGGGAGACCGCCTGTAGTCCCTGGATCATATATGCCAGGCTCGTACACTCCAATGATGCTATCGTCTGGAATGATCCCCTTGCAAGGATGGAGCCCTTATCCG GCTTCAGTAAACCCTGTAGCATCAGGTGGAGCACAACAAACTGTTCAAGCTGGACCTATGTATGGCATAGGGCACCATGGATCTTCCTCTACAATTGCTTATGGTGGTCCTTACATGCCTTACTCTTCCTCAACTATACAATCAAGCAATAATCAACAAGAACATGGATTCCCTGAGCGGCCAGGGCAGCCTGAGTGTCAGTATTACATGAGGACAGGAGATTGTAAATTTGGCGCTACATGTAAATATCATCATCCTCGAGATTGGAGTTCACCCAAGTCTAATTATATGTTCAGCCCTTTTTGCCTTCCACTTCGTCCA GGTGCTCAGCCTTGTTCATACTATGCCCAAAATGGGTATTGTAGATATGGAGTTGCATGCAAGTATGATCACCCGATGGGTACGCTTGGCTACAGTTCATCTCCTTTTCCCCTGTCTGACGTGCCAATTGCTCCCTATCCTCTTGGCTTCTCTATTGCCACATTGGCTCCATCTTCATCTTCCCAAGATCTAAGGCCAGAATATATTTCAGCTAAAGACCCATCAGTCAACCAAGTAGGATCGCCAGTGGCAGCATCTGAGCCTTCTGGATCAATTTTGCCAAAAGGGGTTTTCCCGCCAGACACGGTGATGCGTGCTCAGGCTAATACGACAACTGGTGGTAGTTCAAGCCCTGGTGGTGGTCGCTGA